In Prionailurus viverrinus isolate Anna chromosome C2, UM_Priviv_1.0, whole genome shotgun sequence, one DNA window encodes the following:
- the HIGD1A gene encoding HIG1 domain family member 1A, mitochondrial encodes MSTGTDVSLSSYDEDQGSKLIRKAREAPFVPIGMAGFAAIVAYGLYKLKSRGNTKMSVHLIHMRVAAQGFVVGAMTLGMGYSMYKEFWAKPKP; translated from the exons ATGTCAACCGGCACagatgtttctctttcttcatatgATGAAGATCAGGGATCTAAACTTATCCGAAAAGCTAGGGAGGCACCGTTTGTTCCCATCG GAATGGCAGGGTTTGCAGCAATCGTTGCGTATGGACTATATAAATTGAAGAGCAGGGGAAATACTAAAATGTCTGTTCATCTGATCCACATGCGCGTGGCAGCCCAAGGCTTTGTTGTGGGAGCAATGACTCTTG gtATGGGCTATTCCATGTATAAGGAATTCTGGGCAAAACCTAAACCTTAG